In Paenibacillus durus, the DNA window CTTTTTTGTGAAGGCATTTCGGCTATAATGGATGAGGAAAGGAAATATTCATATGTCTATGAAGCGGAGTGATGGCGATATGGGCGTGAAGCACGGAAGAGATTATGGGGATATATTGCGCGATCTGACGAGAGCGGTGGAGAGTATACCGGACAGTTATCTGTTTTTTGAGATGGAACCAGAAGAATGGCGGGAGCTGCCGAAGGAGTCGAAGCTGGAGGTATGGGAGGCGCTGGCTGAGGATTTATTCTTCGCTTTGGGGAATGAGCCGGTCATCCATGTCGGCAGCGGTGTCGTCATTTACGACAAGGAGGCGCACCGTATCAATATTTTAGTCGGCGACGAGGATATGGAATCGGTCGAACTTATCTAATCCGATAAACGGATGGAAAACCCGCCGCATTTGCCCGGAGTCTGCGGTCCATGGTAAAATTGATTGTGCCCAAGGTTATAATTGCCGGGATTCAAGAATACATTAAACCGAAAAATAAACCTTTATCCTGGCGCATCCCTTGGACGAAAGAACCTGAGGGATGTTTTGTTTAGCGAACGGGCTAAGGTAACGCGGGGGCTGTTTATCAAGGGAGGAAACATACAGTGCTATTAACCGATGGAGAACTGCGTGAGCAGGTAGGCAAGCTGGAAGGCTGGAAGCTGGAAAGTGGGGCCATGGTGCGCAAATATATGTTTAGCGATTTCATGAAAGGCATTGCGTTCGTGGACGAGGTCGCCACCATCTCGGAAGCGTTCGACCATCATCCGCATATTACAATCAATTATAAAACGGTAATCCTGCGGCTTGCGACAAGTGAGGAAGACGGCATCGGCATTACCGCGCTCGACGTACGCGAAGCCCACGAGTTTAACGAAGCATTTGAGAAGACCCGTTAATTTTTGACAGCGGCAATAAGGGAAGATTTTTTTGAAAAATACGCCTCTGCGCCAGGAAAGCTTTAGCCTTCCTTCGCAGAGGCGTATTGTCTGTCATGGTCACTTTTTCTCGGACAGCCACATGGCGACGTTGGCGATTTCATCAGGGGCCAGCTTATCCTTAAAGGAAGGCATTTGCCCCCGTCCTTTGGTAACGATGCTGTAAATCTGCTCGGCATTATGATTGTTTCCTTCTTGCTGCAGGCTCGGTCCGACCCCGCCCTGAAGCTGATCGCCGTGGCAGCTGATACAGTTGGCTTTTACTGTCTGTTCCGCTTTGGCAGGATTCGCCTCAACAGTCGGCATAGTCGGACTATTCTGCTCGGCAACCTGCTCCCGGCCCGGCAGTGTGAACATCAGGATAACCGCGAAGGCGCAGGCAGCGAAAAACAAACCGCTCATGATCCATTTTTGCATCCCTTTCGTCCCCCCTGTATAAGCTACTGCACTTATTATAACGGATGGTGAAGCGTTATCATAGGGTTTGTGTCAAAAAAATGAACGTCGGTCAGCTCAGTTCAAATTTTAGCAGAGGACTTATCATAGACCATACAGTAAAAGGGTTTTTCGCCATTTGGCGTACGGCGTTCATACGTATCGGTGATCGTGAAACCGCATTTGCGGTAAGCGCGAATCGCTCTTTGATTCCAAGTCAGAACTTCCAAATCCACCTCACGGCTAGGGTAACGCTTCAGCGCTTCCCTCACTATCGCTCCCACAAACAAATGGCCTAGGCCATGACCGCATAGATCGGGACGCATGCCGATGCCGAGCCGGACTGTCCCCTCCATCGGAAAGAGCTGTGCAAACCCGCAGAGATTGTCCTTTTGATCCAGTACGGAAA includes these proteins:
- a CDS encoding 4a-hydroxytetrahydrobiopterin dehydratase, with the translated sequence MLLTDGELREQVGKLEGWKLESGAMVRKYMFSDFMKGIAFVDEVATISEAFDHHPHITINYKTVILRLATSEEDGIGITALDVREAHEFNEAFEKTR
- a CDS encoding c-type cytochrome; the encoded protein is MQKWIMSGLFFAACAFAVILMFTLPGREQVAEQNSPTMPTVEANPAKAEQTVKANCISCHGDQLQGGVGPSLQQEGNNHNAEQIYSIVTKGRGQMPSFKDKLAPDEIANVAMWLSEKK
- a CDS encoding GNAT family N-acetyltransferase — its product is MISSPVIFHVVPMTAAHAKDICGWHYKAPYNIYGWLAWDKMEALGIEFGDPRIRREQYVSVLDQKDNLCGFAQLFPMEGTVRLGIGMRPDLCGHGLGHLFVGAIVREALKRYPSREVDLEVLTWNQRAIRAYRKCGFTITDTYERRTPNGEKPFYCMVYDKSSAKI